The Daucus carota subsp. sativus chromosome 9, DH1 v3.0, whole genome shotgun sequence genome window below encodes:
- the LOC108192424 gene encoding type III polyketide synthase A, producing MYNSPFISLLFIFLQPPSKYFNISCLCRTMSLLNGNGTAAPKQTSTKRVPTPGKATILATGKSFPSQIIPQEFLVEGFCRDTKCEDLAIKEKLERLCKTTTVKTRYTVMCKEILDQYPELATEGVPTIRQRLEIANPAVVEMAKEASLACIKEWGRPAGDITHIVYVSSSEIRLPGGDLYLSSELGLRSDVGRVMLYFLGCYGGVTGLRVAKDIAENNPGSRVLLTTSETTILGFRPPNKDRPYDLVGAALFGDGAAAVIIGTDPIERVESPFMELNYAVQQFLPGTQHVIDGRLSEEGINFKLGRDLPQKIEDNIELFCKKLMAKEGLKNFNDLFWAVHPGGPAILNRLESNLGLKSCKLECSRKALMDFGNVSSNTIFYVIEYMREELKRADGEEWGLALAFGPGITFEGILMRSL from the exons ATGTACAACTCTCCATTTATATCTCTGCTGTTTATATTTCTACAACCACCTAGCAAGTACTTCAACATATCTTGCTTGTGCAGAACCATGTCTCTGTTAAATGGCAATGGCACTGCTGCTCCTAAGCAAACATCGACCAAGCGTGTTCCAACGCCAGGAAAGGCCACAATATTAGCTACAGGAAAATCGTTTCCCAGCCAGATTATTCCACAGGAATTTTTAGTCGAGGGGTTCTGCCGCGATACAAAATGTGAAGATTTGGCTATTAAAGAGAAATTGGAACGTTTGT GTAAAACTACAACTGTGAAAACAAGATACACAGTTATGTGCAAGGAGATCTTAGACCAGTATCCAGAGCTAGCAACTGAAGGTGTCCCGACAATCAGACAACGCCTAGAAATAGCGAATCCAGCAGTTGTAGAGATGGCGAAAGAAGCAAGCCTGGCTTGCATTAAAGAATGGGGAAGACCGGCTGGAGATATCACTCACATTGTGTATGTTTCTTCAAGTGAGATACGCTTACCTGGTGGCGATCTGTACCTTTCTAGTGAACTTGGTTTAAGAAGCGATGTTGGACGTGTTATGCTTTACTTTCTTGGCTGCTATGGTGGTGTTACTGGCCTCAGGGTTGCTAAGGACATTGCTGAAAACAACCCAGGAAGCCGTGTTTTATTAACCACATCTGAAACTACAATACTAGGTTTCCGTCCTCCTAACAAG GATCGTCCATATGACCTTGTCGGAGCTGCTCTGTTTGGAGATGGTGCTGCTGCTGTGATTATTGGAACAGATCCAATAGAGCGCGTGGAGTCCCCTTTCATGGAACTAAACTATGCAGTACAGCAGTTTTTGCCCGGGACACAACACGTGATTGATGGCAGGCTTTCAGAAGAGGGGATAAACTTCAAGCTCGGTAGAGACCTTCCACAAAAAATAGAGGACAACATTGAATTGTTCTGCAAGAAACTCATGGCAAAGGAAGGCCTAAAAAACTTCAATGATCTGTTTTGGGCAGTTCATCCCGGGGGCCCTGCTATACTTAACCGATTAGAGAGTAATCTTGGACTAAAAAGCTGCAAACTCGAATGCAGCAGAAAGGCCCTGATGGACTTCGGAAATGTTAGCAGCAATACCATCTTTTATGTGATCGAATACATGAGGGAGGAGCTGAAACGAGCCGATGGAGAAGAATGGGGACTTGCTTTAGCATTTGGACCGGGAATTACATTTGAAGGCATCCTTATGCGTAGCCTCTAA